A stretch of the Bordetella genomosp. 8 genome encodes the following:
- a CDS encoding aromatic-ring-hydroxylating dioxygenase subunit beta encodes MKTSFAHAARRIDLARSVELRQHIEEFHADYCAALDANQIESWPEFFTEDGLYRVTSRENADRGLLVGLVYAEGRDMMQDRAVAISRTQMFAPRYMRHLVTNTRVLEESEAGIEAQSSFLLMQTLVEGPTTLHLAGFYHDVFTYVDGVLKLKERQVIYDNEILANDLVYPV; translated from the coding sequence ATGAAAACGAGTTTTGCCCATGCCGCCCGCCGCATCGACCTGGCCCGCTCCGTCGAGCTGCGCCAGCACATCGAGGAGTTCCACGCCGACTACTGCGCCGCGCTGGATGCCAATCAGATCGAAAGCTGGCCGGAGTTCTTCACCGAAGACGGCTTGTACCGCGTGACCTCGCGCGAGAACGCCGACCGCGGGCTGCTGGTCGGCCTGGTATATGCGGAAGGCCGCGACATGATGCAGGACCGCGCCGTCGCCATATCGCGCACGCAGATGTTCGCCCCGCGCTATATGCGCCATCTGGTGACCAACACGCGGGTACTGGAAGAGTCCGAAGCGGGGATAGAGGCACAATCGTCCTTCCTGCTGATGCAGACCCTGGTCGAAGGCCCCACCACGCTGCACCTGGCCGGCTTCTATCACGACGTCTTCACCTACGTGGACGGCGTGCTGAAGCTGAAGGAACGCCAGGTGATCTACGACAACGAGATCCTGGCCAACGATCTGGTGTATCCGGTCTAG
- a CDS encoding non-heme iron oxygenase ferredoxin subunit produces MNWMKIASTDALEDDEVMAVEAGGKQLALYRSEGEFFVSDNVCTHAYALLSDGYLEDGCIECPLHQARFDIRTGKAMCAPATRDIQIYPVKVEGNDVLADVSE; encoded by the coding sequence ATGAACTGGATGAAAATCGCATCGACGGACGCGCTGGAAGACGATGAGGTGATGGCGGTCGAAGCCGGCGGCAAGCAATTGGCGCTCTATCGCAGCGAGGGCGAATTCTTCGTATCCGACAACGTATGCACGCATGCCTACGCGCTGCTGTCGGATGGCTATCTGGAAGATGGCTGTATCGAATGCCCGCTGCACCAGGCGCGCTTCGACATCCGCACCGGCAAGGCGATGTGCGCGCCCGCCACGCGCGATATCCAGATCTACCCCGTCAAGGTGGAAGGCAACGACGTGCTTGCCGACGTTTCCGAGTGA
- a CDS encoding xanthine dehydrogenase family protein molybdopterin-binding subunit, with translation MTVEHGRSVKPEGVGARVPRKEDARHLHGKGNFVADMAMPGLCEVAFLRSPLAHARIAAARVDDSVAACVVLRPDMADCKDIVADSTLPTYQPSAQPPLASGKVRFVGEPVAMAFAPTRAEAEDHIELVDIDYDDLPVYADVYSAQAATGELVHEDWKDNVFVTLSADREFDTLAAQADVVVNRRMRLARQCMVPMEGKAVLAYWDHQADQLVVYSATQVPHMIRTVLAECLGLEQGRVRVISPDVGGAFGYKCVLQQEELCIAWLAKTYKRPFRFIEDRREHLTAGANSREHHYEMTAYTDRRGKLLALDARITIDGGAYSVWPFTIGLEPGQAVGNLPGPYAFRGYRCVTRAVATNKPGFVPYRGVARTGVCFAIELMMDAIAREVGREPWEVRLDNLVQAEQMPYVNVANKHLDSGDYPASLRKALEMIDAPGVRARQERGESDGRLIGLGVATYTEQAAHGTSVFATWGTPVIPGFDQATARITPDGGLEVRVGVHSHGQGMETTFAQIANEILGIPVARIKVLHGDTGQTPYSTGTYASRSLVMSGGAVSQACKRLLPRVMHIAAHLLQTPEEQLSVGDGRFVVGSAPDRAVSMGDIADAWYLKPHLLPPDVDPLGLEVTVGYKPKVDTGCFTYASQAATVAVDPATGGVEILDYVVVEDCGTMINPMVVEGQTMGGIAQGIGTAFYEETPYDANGQPLASTLADYMLPGPTEIPHMRMHHFETPSPHTEFGAKGMGEGGAIAPPAVLFNAVNDALRALGAAELAQTPLTPYRVLQAIAQGSEREKNSQPKAA, from the coding sequence ATGACGGTGGAACACGGCAGGTCCGTCAAGCCCGAAGGCGTGGGCGCGCGCGTGCCTCGCAAGGAGGACGCGCGCCACCTGCACGGCAAGGGCAACTTCGTCGCCGATATGGCGATGCCCGGACTGTGCGAGGTGGCGTTCCTGCGCAGCCCGCTGGCGCATGCGCGCATCGCCGCCGCGCGGGTGGACGACAGCGTGGCGGCCTGCGTGGTGCTGCGGCCGGACATGGCCGACTGCAAGGACATCGTCGCGGACTCGACGCTGCCTACCTACCAGCCCTCGGCCCAGCCGCCGCTTGCCAGCGGCAAGGTCAGGTTCGTCGGTGAACCGGTCGCCATGGCGTTCGCGCCGACGCGTGCCGAGGCCGAGGATCATATCGAGCTGGTCGATATCGACTATGACGACCTGCCCGTCTATGCGGACGTGTACTCGGCGCAAGCGGCCACCGGCGAACTGGTGCATGAAGACTGGAAGGACAACGTCTTCGTCACGCTGAGCGCGGACCGCGAATTCGACACGCTGGCCGCCCAGGCCGACGTCGTGGTGAACCGGCGCATGCGCCTGGCGCGGCAGTGCATGGTGCCGATGGAAGGCAAGGCCGTCCTGGCCTATTGGGATCACCAGGCCGACCAGCTGGTGGTCTACAGTGCCACCCAGGTGCCGCACATGATACGTACGGTGCTGGCTGAATGCCTGGGGCTGGAGCAGGGGCGCGTGCGGGTGATCTCGCCGGACGTGGGCGGCGCCTTCGGCTACAAATGCGTGCTGCAGCAGGAAGAACTCTGTATCGCCTGGCTGGCCAAGACCTACAAGCGTCCCTTCCGCTTCATCGAGGACAGGCGCGAGCACCTGACCGCCGGCGCGAATTCGCGCGAGCATCATTATGAAATGACCGCCTACACCGACCGGCGCGGCAAGCTGCTGGCCCTGGATGCGCGGATCACTATCGACGGCGGCGCGTATTCGGTATGGCCTTTCACGATAGGGCTGGAGCCTGGGCAGGCGGTGGGCAATCTGCCGGGGCCCTATGCCTTTCGTGGCTACCGCTGCGTGACCCGCGCCGTTGCCACCAACAAGCCCGGCTTCGTGCCGTATCGCGGCGTGGCGCGCACGGGCGTCTGCTTCGCCATCGAATTGATGATGGACGCGATCGCCCGCGAGGTCGGCCGCGAGCCTTGGGAAGTGCGCCTGGACAATCTCGTGCAGGCAGAGCAGATGCCCTATGTGAACGTCGCCAACAAGCACCTGGACAGCGGCGACTATCCGGCCAGCCTGCGCAAGGCGCTGGAGATGATCGATGCGCCGGGCGTGCGTGCGCGGCAGGAACGTGGCGAGTCCGACGGCCGCCTGATCGGCCTGGGTGTGGCGACCTATACGGAACAGGCCGCGCACGGCACGTCCGTATTCGCCACCTGGGGTACGCCCGTGATACCCGGCTTCGACCAGGCCACCGCCCGCATTACGCCGGACGGCGGGCTGGAAGTCAGGGTGGGGGTGCATTCCCATGGGCAGGGCATGGAAACCACCTTCGCCCAGATCGCCAATGAAATCCTGGGCATTCCAGTGGCGCGCATCAAGGTGCTGCATGGGGATACCGGCCAGACGCCTTATTCCACGGGCACCTATGCGTCGCGGTCGCTGGTGATGTCGGGCGGGGCGGTGTCGCAGGCGTGCAAGCGGCTGTTGCCGCGCGTCATGCACATCGCGGCGCACCTGCTGCAGACGCCGGAAGAGCAGTTGAGCGTGGGCGATGGCCGCTTCGTGGTGGGCAGTGCCCCCGACCGGGCCGTGTCCATGGGCGACATCGCCGATGCCTGGTACCTGAAGCCGCATCTGCTGCCGCCGGACGTCGATCCGCTGGGCCTGGAAGTCACCGTTGGGTACAAGCCCAAGGTGGATACTGGCTGCTTCACCTATGCCAGCCAGGCCGCCACGGTGGCGGTGGATCCGGCCACCGGGGGCGTCGAGATCCTGGACTATGTCGTGGTGGAAGACTGCGGCACGATGATCAATCCCATGGTGGTCGAAGGCCAGACCATGGGCGGCATCGCCCAGGGCATAGGCACGGCGTTCTACGAAGAGACGCCGTACGACGCCAATGGCCAGCCGCTGGCATCGACGCTGGCCGACTACATGCTGCCCGGGCCGACAGAGATCCCGCATATGCGCATGCACCACTTCGAGACGCCTTCGCCCCACACGGAATTCGGTGCGAAGGGCATGGGCGAAGGCGGCGCCATCGCGCCGCCGGCGGTGCTGTTCAACGCGGTCAATGACGCGCTGCGCGCGCTGGGTGCCGCCGAGCTGGCACAGACGCCCCTGACGCCATACCGCGTGCTGCAGGCCATCGCGCAGGGCAGCGAGCGCGAAAAGAACAGCCAGCCCAAGGCGGCCTGA
- a CDS encoding FAD binding domain-containing protein has protein sequence MKAAKFEYIRATSVAQALDALGAHGGAAKLMAGGQSLGPMLNLRLARPAVVVDISGLRDLRGVSRDGDTVRVGAGVTHAEIEDGVHPALRDSPMRAVAAGIAYRAVRNRGTLGGSLAHADPAADWVVAMAALGARIELAGPRGVRHIEVDGLMQGAYTTAVGEDELIQAVHVPAGGPRARWGYYKFCRKTGEFAEASCAAWFDPATGQARIALGALDGPPRLLLSLAARVAQAGAAALDPVEIAREVADAMPGKDEAHRQLHAAAVGRCLAQATGKGLQT, from the coding sequence ATGAAAGCGGCGAAATTCGAATACATACGCGCCACCTCGGTGGCGCAGGCGCTGGATGCGCTCGGCGCACATGGCGGCGCGGCCAAGCTGATGGCCGGCGGCCAATCGCTGGGACCCATGTTGAATCTGCGGCTGGCCCGGCCCGCCGTGGTCGTCGATATTTCCGGACTGCGGGATCTGCGCGGCGTCAGCCGTGACGGCGATACGGTGCGCGTAGGCGCCGGCGTGACGCACGCGGAGATCGAGGACGGCGTGCATCCGGCGCTGCGCGACTCACCGATGCGCGCCGTGGCTGCCGGCATTGCCTACCGTGCGGTGCGCAACCGCGGCACGCTGGGCGGCAGCCTGGCGCACGCGGATCCGGCCGCGGACTGGGTGGTGGCAATGGCCGCGCTGGGCGCGCGCATCGAACTGGCTGGCCCGCGCGGCGTGCGCCATATCGAGGTGGACGGCCTGATGCAGGGCGCCTACACGACCGCGGTAGGGGAAGACGAACTGATACAGGCCGTCCACGTTCCCGCCGGAGGACCGCGGGCGCGCTGGGGCTACTACAAGTTCTGCCGCAAGACGGGCGAGTTCGCCGAAGCCAGCTGTGCCGCCTGGTTCGACCCCGCCACCGGCCAGGCGCGTATCGCGCTGGGCGCGTTGGACGGGCCGCCGCGCCTGCTGCTGTCCTTGGCCGCGCGCGTTGCGCAGGCCGGCGCCGCGGCGCTGGACCCGGTGGAAATCGCGCGGGAAGTGGCCGACGCCATGCCCGGCAAGGATGAGGCGCATCGCCAGTTGCATGCGGCGGCGGTCGGCCGCTGCCTGGCGCAGGCGACCGGTAAAGGATTGCAGACATGA
- a CDS encoding aromatic ring-hydroxylating dioxygenase subunit alpha, translating to MYQSQTVIGRTDAAKDAELAQCSWPEDALHAIPDWIYTSNAIYEREMERIFRGRSWNYVALEAEIPNPGDYKRSYVGPTPVVVSRADDGSIHVFENRCAHRGAEFCRNSQGNTKEFVCPYHQWSYDLKGNLQGIPFKRGVNKEGGMPKDFRNDDHGLRRLHVTTRHGVVFASYVADVEPIDEYLTPEILADFDTVFPGKPLKILGYYRNELPCNWKMYHENLKDPYHATLLHSFLVVFGLLVAGNKSAMLVDGVHGRHGTMASAKSEDKYASVSEENKKEMRSFHDGLRLRDDRFLEFVKEFDSPWSVTMQTIWPNLIVQREMNTLGVRHIVPNGPDSMIMQWTMFGYEDDTPEMTRHRLRQGNLMGPAGFLGLEDNEAMKFVQEGVRRSTTDMNVLKLESNKLGTSNTLISEAAIRSMYAYYRSVMGL from the coding sequence ATGTACCAATCCCAAACCGTGATCGGCCGCACGGACGCCGCCAAGGACGCCGAGCTGGCGCAATGCAGCTGGCCCGAAGATGCCCTGCATGCCATCCCTGACTGGATCTACACCAGCAACGCGATCTACGAACGCGAGATGGAGCGGATCTTTCGCGGGCGCAGCTGGAACTATGTCGCGCTGGAAGCGGAAATCCCCAATCCCGGCGACTACAAGCGATCCTACGTGGGGCCCACGCCCGTGGTGGTCTCGCGCGCGGACGACGGCTCCATCCACGTCTTCGAGAACCGCTGCGCCCACCGCGGCGCCGAGTTCTGCCGCAATTCGCAGGGCAATACCAAGGAGTTCGTATGTCCCTACCATCAATGGTCATATGACCTGAAGGGCAATCTGCAAGGCATCCCCTTCAAGCGCGGCGTCAACAAGGAAGGCGGCATGCCCAAGGACTTCCGCAATGACGACCACGGGCTGCGGCGGCTGCACGTGACCACGCGCCACGGCGTGGTCTTCGCGTCGTACGTGGCCGACGTCGAGCCGATCGACGAATACCTGACGCCGGAGATCCTGGCCGACTTCGATACCGTCTTCCCGGGCAAGCCGCTGAAAATACTGGGCTACTACCGCAACGAGTTGCCCTGCAACTGGAAGATGTATCACGAAAACCTGAAGGATCCCTACCACGCCACGCTGCTGCATTCCTTCCTGGTGGTCTTTGGCCTGCTGGTCGCCGGCAACAAGTCCGCCATGCTGGTGGACGGCGTGCACGGCCGGCACGGCACCATGGCGTCGGCCAAGAGCGAGGACAAGTACGCCAGCGTCAGCGAAGAGAACAAGAAGGAAATGCGGTCCTTCCATGACGGCCTGCGCTTGCGCGACGACCGCTTCCTGGAGTTCGTCAAAGAATTCGATTCGCCCTGGTCGGTCACCATGCAGACCATCTGGCCCAACCTGATCGTGCAGCGTGAAATGAATACGCTGGGCGTGCGCCACATCGTTCCGAACGGGCCGGACAGCATGATCATGCAATGGACCATGTTCGGCTATGAGGACGACACGCCGGAGATGACCCGCCATCGCCTGCGCCAGGGCAACCTGATGGGACCGGCCGGCTTCCTGGGACTGGAGGACAACGAGGCGATGAAGTTCGTGCAGGAAGGCGTGCGCCGCTCGACCACCGATATGAACGTGCTGAAACTCGAATCCAACAAGCTCGGCACGTCGAATACCTTGATATCGGAAGCGGCGATCCGGTCCATGTATGCCTACTACCGCTCGGTCATGGGACTTTGA
- a CDS encoding N-carbamoylsarcosine amidohydrolase, whose product MESKEQTYQRQGFGAALQPRPPYGLLIVDLVNGFADPAVFGGGNIPQAIANTVPLLDHARRQGWAIAHTRIVYADDGADSNIFSIKVPGMLTLKEHDPRSAIVPELAPRNGELVVRKTVPSAFFGTGLSAWLAQRGVQTLLVAGAVTSGCVRASVVDAMQYGFRPLVVSDCVGDRALGPHDANLFDMEQKYATVMTRDQALAAIAAA is encoded by the coding sequence ATGGAAAGCAAAGAGCAGACATACCAAAGGCAAGGCTTCGGCGCGGCGCTGCAACCCCGTCCACCCTATGGCCTGCTGATCGTCGACCTGGTGAACGGATTCGCCGATCCTGCCGTATTCGGCGGCGGCAATATCCCGCAGGCCATCGCCAACACCGTGCCCTTGCTGGACCACGCGCGCCGGCAGGGCTGGGCCATCGCCCACACCCGTATCGTCTACGCCGACGACGGCGCGGATTCGAACATCTTCAGCATCAAGGTGCCGGGCATGCTGACGCTGAAGGAACACGATCCGCGCAGCGCCATCGTGCCGGAACTCGCGCCGCGCAACGGCGAGCTGGTGGTGCGCAAGACCGTGCCCTCGGCATTCTTCGGCACCGGCCTGTCCGCCTGGCTGGCCCAGCGGGGCGTACAGACCTTGCTGGTCGCGGGTGCGGTGACCAGCGGCTGCGTGCGTGCCAGCGTGGTCGATGCCATGCAATACGGCTTCCGCCCCCTGGTCGTATCGGATTGCGTAGGCGACCGCGCCCTGGGGCCCCACGATGCCAATCTGTTCGACATGGAACAGAAATACGCGACCGTGATGACCCGCGACCAGGCGCTGGCCGCGATCGCCGCCGCCTAG
- a CDS encoding NAD(P)/FAD-dependent oxidoreductase — MAAPDSIVIIGAGQGGAMAAAALRTQGYAGKLTLVGREFHPPYERPPLSKAVLRDAAAEAAAAIHAEAYYAEQDITLLRGVEVLALDRTERRISLSNGARLPYDRCLLATGGQARTLPSLPPGMPGVHYVRTLDDARGLRACLRAGARVAVVGGGFLGLEIASTALESGADVAVVESADRLLPNALPAPLAAWLAARAAALGARLHLSARIAAILPPTPDAPAGGLSLDSGVALPADAIVVAVGLQPDVALARAAGLEIDADNGGIRVDAHCRTADPHVLAIGDCASQHRDLLGRHARLESWQNANEQARVAAAAMLDADPPPAPYPWFWTDQFGCNIQMLGMPVAGLAYVCRGSAMPEDSAPKLVWLGHRDGVPVHGVAINAAADLRQLRVLFERGIRIDPGSFADVNVTLKPWIKACQQAATPA; from the coding sequence ATGGCTGCCCCCGACTCCATCGTGATCATCGGCGCCGGCCAGGGTGGCGCCATGGCCGCGGCAGCCCTGCGCACGCAGGGCTATGCGGGAAAGCTGACGCTGGTCGGCCGCGAATTCCATCCGCCGTATGAACGCCCGCCCTTGTCCAAGGCCGTGCTGCGCGACGCGGCGGCGGAAGCCGCCGCGGCTATCCATGCGGAGGCCTATTACGCGGAGCAGGACATCACCCTGCTGCGCGGTGTCGAAGTGCTTGCGCTGGACCGTACCGAGCGCCGGATCAGCCTGTCGAACGGGGCCCGGTTGCCCTACGACCGTTGCCTGCTGGCGACCGGCGGCCAGGCGCGGACGCTGCCTTCCCTGCCGCCCGGCATGCCCGGCGTGCACTACGTGCGCACGCTGGACGACGCGCGCGGCCTGCGCGCCTGCCTGCGCGCGGGCGCCCGCGTGGCCGTGGTCGGCGGCGGCTTTCTCGGCCTGGAAATCGCGTCCACCGCGCTGGAGAGCGGCGCCGACGTGGCAGTAGTCGAAAGCGCCGACCGGCTGCTGCCCAACGCCCTGCCCGCCCCGCTCGCCGCCTGGCTGGCCGCGCGCGCCGCCGCATTGGGCGCCAGGCTGCACCTGAGCGCGCGTATCGCGGCGATACTGCCTCCCACGCCCGATGCGCCCGCGGGCGGCCTATCGCTGGACAGCGGCGTCGCCTTGCCGGCCGACGCCATCGTCGTCGCGGTCGGCCTGCAACCCGACGTCGCGCTGGCACGCGCGGCCGGACTGGAGATCGATGCCGACAACGGCGGCATACGCGTCGACGCCCATTGCCGCACCGCCGATCCACACGTTCTGGCCATCGGCGATTGCGCCAGCCAGCATCGCGATCTGCTGGGCCGCCACGCGCGGCTGGAATCCTGGCAGAACGCCAACGAACAGGCCCGCGTCGCCGCCGCCGCGATGCTGGACGCGGATCCTCCGCCCGCGCCCTACCCCTGGTTCTGGACCGACCAGTTCGGCTGCAACATCCAGATGCTGGGCATGCCGGTAGCGGGACTCGCCTACGTGTGTCGCGGATCGGCCATGCCCGAAGACAGCGCGCCCAAACTTGTCTGGCTGGGCCATCGCGACGGCGTACCGGTGCACGGCGTCGCCATCAACGCGGCGGCGGATCTGCGCCAGCTGCGCGTCCTGTTCGAACGCGGTATCCGTATCGACCCCGGCAGCTTCGCTGACGTGAACGTCACCCTGAAACCCTGGATCAAGGCCTGCCAGCAGGCCGCCACGCCGGCTTGA
- a CDS encoding alpha/beta fold hydrolase, which produces MSSTFRYGANIHANGIRQHYLRYAPRADASAGTADAKSASGPDPVIIIPGITSPAITWGFVGERFGQVFDTYVLDVRGRGMSQAGDDLDYGLDAQADDVNAFAQALGLSRYSLVGHSMGGRIAIRAASRSPAGLARIVAVDPPVSGPGRRAYPAQLPWYVDSIAQARAGMGVEEMRKFCPTWTEEQLRLRAEWLHTCDERAIRQSFDEFHTQDVHGNLPAVGVPLMLVTAARGDVVKDEDVAEIQQLKPGTLHVRVPDAGHMIPWDNEPGFYAAFGDFLGARLPG; this is translated from the coding sequence ATGTCCAGCACTTTTCGATATGGCGCCAACATCCACGCCAACGGCATCCGCCAGCATTACCTGCGCTACGCGCCCCGCGCGGACGCCTCCGCCGGCACCGCCGACGCGAAGTCTGCCAGCGGGCCAGATCCCGTCATCATCATTCCCGGCATCACCAGCCCGGCCATCACCTGGGGTTTCGTCGGCGAACGATTCGGGCAGGTCTTCGACACCTATGTGCTGGACGTGCGCGGCCGCGGCATGTCGCAGGCGGGCGATGACCTGGACTATGGCCTGGACGCGCAGGCGGATGACGTGAACGCCTTCGCCCAGGCGCTGGGCCTGTCGCGCTACAGCCTGGTCGGCCATTCGATGGGCGGACGCATCGCCATCCGCGCGGCCAGCCGGTCCCCGGCCGGCCTGGCGCGCATCGTCGCCGTCGATCCGCCCGTGTCCGGACCGGGACGGCGTGCCTATCCGGCGCAGCTGCCCTGGTACGTGGATTCCATCGCCCAGGCGCGCGCCGGCATGGGGGTGGAAGAGATGCGCAAGTTCTGCCCCACCTGGACGGAAGAACAGCTGCGCCTGCGCGCCGAATGGCTGCATACCTGCGACGAGCGGGCGATACGCCAGAGCTTCGATGAATTCCATACGCAGGACGTGCACGGCAATCTGCCGGCGGTCGGCGTGCCGCTGATGCTGGTCACGGCCGCGCGCGGCGACGTCGTCAAGGACGAAGACGTCGCGGAGATCCAGCAGTTGAAGCCCGGCACCTTGCACGTACGCGTGCCGGACGCCGGCCACATGATTCCCTGGGACAACGAGCCGGGCTTCTACGCCGCGTTCGGCGATTTCCTGGGGGCGCGCCTGCCTGGGTAG
- a CDS encoding 2,5-dihydroxypyridine 5,6-dioxygenase — MPVADYEMIRAWKQVLTLSNLRAGQAVTILTGAATHPQTLATALIACQDMGAVVNRLDLPPVNGEKALSRDALAYLGTTPLTGNKAAMAALKASDLVLDLMTLLFSPEQHEILQGGTKILLAVEPPEVLARLVPTEGDRGRVQAAARRVQAAKRMTVTSAAGTSLVCPLGEFPTICEYGFVDEPGRWDHWPSGFVLTFPDEGGANGTIVIDRGDIVLPQKSYVADPIVLTVENGYATRIEGGVDAELLRTYMATFNDPEAYAISHIGWGLQPRAHWSTLAMYDREATLGMDARAYEGNFLFSLGPNNEAGGSRTTACHIDIPLRRCTVSLDGQEVVRDGKVVNEA; from the coding sequence ATGCCAGTAGCCGACTATGAAATGATCCGCGCCTGGAAACAGGTGCTGACGCTGTCGAACCTGCGCGCCGGCCAGGCCGTCACGATACTGACGGGCGCGGCCACGCACCCGCAGACCCTGGCCACGGCCTTGATCGCCTGCCAGGACATGGGGGCGGTGGTCAATCGCCTGGACCTGCCGCCGGTCAACGGTGAAAAGGCCCTGAGCCGCGATGCCTTGGCCTACCTGGGCACCACCCCCTTGACCGGCAACAAGGCGGCAATGGCGGCGCTGAAGGCCAGCGATCTGGTGCTGGACCTGATGACGCTGCTGTTTTCCCCCGAGCAGCATGAGATCCTGCAGGGCGGCACCAAGATCCTGCTGGCGGTCGAGCCGCCGGAGGTCCTGGCGCGCCTGGTGCCCACCGAAGGCGACCGCGGGCGGGTGCAGGCGGCCGCGCGCCGCGTACAGGCCGCCAAACGAATGACGGTGACCTCGGCCGCCGGCACCTCGCTGGTATGCCCGCTGGGCGAATTTCCGACGATCTGCGAATACGGCTTCGTCGACGAGCCCGGCCGTTGGGACCATTGGCCCAGCGGTTTCGTGCTGACTTTTCCGGACGAGGGTGGGGCCAACGGCACCATCGTCATCGATCGCGGCGACATCGTGCTGCCGCAGAAATCCTATGTGGCCGATCCCATCGTGCTCACGGTGGAAAACGGCTACGCCACCCGCATCGAAGGGGGTGTCGACGCCGAACTGCTGCGCACCTATATGGCGACCTTCAACGATCCCGAAGCCTATGCGATTTCGCATATAGGCTGGGGACTGCAGCCGCGCGCGCACTGGAGCACCCTGGCGATGTACGACCGCGAGGCCACGCTGGGCATGGACGCGCGCGCCTACGAGGGCAATTTCCTGTTCTCGCTGGGACCCAACAACGAGGCCGGCGGTTCGCGCACTACGGCATGCCACATCGATATTCCCTTGCGCCGCTGCACGGTAAGCCTGGATGGCCAGGAAGTGGTGCGGGATGGCAAGGTTGTGAACGAGGCCTGA
- a CDS encoding TRAP transporter substrate-binding protein: MQRRRFLTQAAGAAGAGLAAVAAPAVAQANPSVRWRMSTSWPKSLDTIYGSADEMCKRVAQLTDNKFEIRAFPGGELVPPAQNMDAVSNGTVECNHVLSTAYIGKNTALTFDTGLSFGLNARQHNAWIHYGGGLEQLRTLYKKYNIVNHVCGNVGVQMGGWYRKEIKSVADLKGLNMRIGGIGGMVLSKLGAVPQQIPPGDIYPALEKGTIDAAEWIGPYDDAKLGFNKVAPFYYSPGWFEGSASITSMVHDKAWEALPASYKAAFECAAGEQTMRMLANYDARNPQALRGLIANGAKVRYFPKEVMDAVYKASQELWEELSANNPDFKALYPGWKKFQQDEAGWFRVAESALDNYTFAEVARTQSK; encoded by the coding sequence ATGCAACGACGCCGTTTTCTTACGCAGGCTGCAGGGGCCGCGGGCGCGGGTTTGGCGGCGGTCGCCGCGCCCGCGGTGGCGCAGGCCAATCCTTCCGTGCGCTGGCGCATGTCCACCAGCTGGCCCAAGAGCCTCGACACCATCTACGGTTCGGCCGATGAGATGTGCAAGCGCGTCGCGCAACTGACCGACAACAAATTCGAGATCCGCGCGTTTCCTGGCGGCGAGCTGGTGCCGCCCGCGCAGAACATGGACGCCGTCAGCAACGGAACGGTGGAGTGCAATCATGTGCTGAGCACGGCGTACATAGGCAAGAACACCGCATTGACCTTCGACACCGGCCTGTCCTTCGGCCTGAACGCGCGCCAGCACAATGCGTGGATCCACTATGGCGGTGGGCTGGAACAGTTGCGGACGCTGTACAAGAAGTACAACATCGTCAACCACGTCTGCGGCAACGTCGGCGTGCAGATGGGGGGCTGGTACCGCAAGGAAATCAAGTCGGTCGCCGACCTGAAGGGCCTGAACATGCGTATCGGCGGGATCGGCGGCATGGTGCTGTCCAAGCTGGGCGCGGTGCCGCAGCAGATTCCGCCGGGCGACATCTATCCGGCCCTGGAAAAGGGCACCATCGACGCCGCGGAATGGATAGGCCCGTACGACGACGCCAAGCTGGGCTTCAACAAGGTCGCGCCTTTCTATTACTCGCCGGGGTGGTTCGAAGGCAGCGCATCCATTACCAGCATGGTGCACGACAAAGCCTGGGAAGCGCTGCCGGCTTCCTACAAGGCGGCGTTCGAATGCGCGGCGGGCGAGCAGACCATGCGCATGCTGGCCAACTACGACGCCCGCAATCCGCAGGCGCTGCGCGGCCTGATCGCCAACGGCGCCAAGGTGCGTTATTTTCCCAAGGAAGTGATGGATGCCGTCTACAAGGCATCGCAGGAATTGTGGGAAGAGCTGTCCGCGAACAATCCCGACTTCAAGGCCTTGTACCCCGGCTGGAAGAAATTCCAGCAGGACGAGGCGGGTTGGTTCCGTGTGGCGGAAAGCGCCCTGGACAACTACACCTTCGCCGAGGTGGCAAGGACGCAGTCCAAGTAA